Proteins co-encoded in one Medicago truncatula cultivar Jemalong A17 chromosome 8, MtrunA17r5.0-ANR, whole genome shotgun sequence genomic window:
- the LOC25501670 gene encoding GDSL esterase/lipase At2g23540, which produces MKAMALKCYNILVLIFLLFNVSFYENVVLAQKNGLGASFIFGDSLVDAGNNNYLSTLSKANIPPNGIDFKASGGNPTGRYTNGRTIGDLVGEELGQPNYAVPFLAPNATGKSILYGVNYASGGGGILNATGRIFVNRIGMDIQIDYFTITRKQIDKLLGQSKARDFIMKKSIFSITVGANDFLNNYLLPVLSVGARISQSPDAFVDDMINHFRGQLTRLYKMDARKFVIGNVGPIGCIPYQKTINQLNEDECVDLANKLAIQYNGRLKDMLAELNDNLPGATFVLANVYDLVMELIKNYDKYGFTTSSRACCGNGGQFAGIIPCGPTSSICNDRYKHVFWDPYHPSEAANIIIAKQLLDGDKRYISPVNLRQLRDL; this is translated from the exons ATGAAAGCTATGGCATTGAAGTGTTATaacattttggtccttatatTTTTGCTTTTCAATGTTAGCTTTTATGAAAATGTTGTACTAGCTCAAAAAAATGGATTAGGAGCTTCTTTCATCTTTGGGGACTCTTTGGTGGATGCAGGAAACAATAACTATCTTTCAACTCTTTCTAAGGCAAATATACCTCCCAATGGAATTGATTTTAAAGCCTCTGGTGGAAATCCTACTGGCCGTTACACCAATGGAAGAACCATTGGTGATTTAGTAg GAGAGGAATTGGGACAACCAAATTATGCTGTCCCATTTCTAGCACCAAATGCAACTGGGAAATCAATACTCTATGGAGTTAATTATGCTTCAGGAGGAGGAGGAATTCTGAATGCAACTGGAAGAATATTT GTGAATAGGATAGGAATGGATATTCAAATAGATTACTTCACCATAACAAGAAAACAAATTGACAAACTTCTAGGTCAATCAAAAGCAAGAGATTTCATAATGAAGAAATCAATTTTCTCCATCACTGTTGGGGCCAATGATTTTCTCAACAATTATCTTCTTCCGGTTCTCTCCGTCGGAGCCAGAATTTCTCAAAGTCCAGATGCTTTTGTAGACGATATGATTAATCATTTCAGAGGCCAACTCACA AGACTTTACAAAATGGATGCTAGAAAATTTGTTATAGGTAACGTTGGGCCAATAGGATGTATACCTTACCAAAAGACTatcaatcaattgaatgaaGATGAATGTGTGGATTTAGCTAACAAACTTGCAATTCAATACAATGGTCGATTGAAGGATATGCTTGCTGAGCTAAATGACAATCTCCCTGGAGCAACGTTTGTCCTTGCAAATGTCTATGATTTAGTGATGGAACTCattaaaaattatgataaataTG GATTTACAACATCAAGTAGAGCATGCTGTGGAAATGGGGGGCAATTTGCAGGGATAATTCCATGTGGACCAACATCAAGTATATGCAATGATAGGTACAAGCATGTGTTTTGGGATCCATACCATCCAAGTGAAGCTGCCAACATAATCATCGCCAAGCAACTACTTGATGGAGACAAGAGATACATATCTCCTGTCAATCTTAGGCAACTGAGGGATCTTTAA